In one window of Miscanthus floridulus cultivar M001 chromosome 12, ASM1932011v1, whole genome shotgun sequence DNA:
- the LOC136498299 gene encoding uncharacterized protein — MSTNTVAKAAASPMPTAASSDPSPSSSSGAGASPLALLRPHPHGHGHMTPPSPASAPALAAPPPSPASAPRDYRKGNWTLQETLILITAKRLDDDRRAGGAHGHGHGVPPAAAGSPTTPRSAEQRWKWVENYCWNHGCLRSQNQCNDKWDNLLRDYKKVRDYESRATAGTATATATAAAAARGLPFYWAMERHERKDRNLPTNLAPEVFDALTDVLSRRAARRGGAAIAATPAPPPLSLPPPPPPPPPPSPQPKPLLVQPRAPPPPPPPPLPAVAVAPPATSVSAEELTGSSESGEDGSDGGEPEPKRRRLNRLGSSVVRSATVLARTLVACEEKRERRHREVLELEERRLRLEEERTEVRRQGFAGLVSAVNSLSSTIHALVSDHRSGDSASR; from the exons ATGTCGACCAACACCGTAGCCAAGGCGGCGGCATCGCCCATGCCCACCGCTGCCTCCTCCGACCCGTCGCCGTCCTCCTCGTCCGGCGCCGGGGCGTCTCCGCTCGCGCTGCTCCGCCCGCACCCGCACGGCCACGGCCACATGACGCCGCCGTCGCCGGCTTCAGCGCCGGCGCTCGCGGCCCCGCCGCCGTCCCCGGCGTCCGCTCCCAGGGACTACCGCAAGGGCAACTGGACCCTCCAGGAGACGCTCATCCTCATCACGGCCAAGCGCCTGGACGACGACCGCCGCGCCGGCGGCgcccatggccacggccacggggTGCCTCCCGCCGCGGCGGGGTCGCCCACGACGCCGCGGTCGGCGGAGCAGCGGTGGAAGTGGGTGGAGAACTACTGCTGGAACCACGGCTGCCTCCGCAGCCAGAACCAGTGCAACGACAAGTGGGACAACCTCCTCCGCGACTACAAGAAGGTCCGCGACTACGAGTCCCGCGCCACCGCcggcaccgccaccgccaccgccaccgccgccgccgccgcgaggggTCTCCCGTTCTACTGGGCCATGGAGCGTCACGAGCGCAAGGACCGTAATCTCCCCACCAACCTGGCGCCCGAGGTGTTCGACGCGCTGACGGACGTGCtctcgcgccgcgccgcgcggcgAGGGGGCGCGGCGATCGCGGCCACCCCGGCGCCACCCCCGCTCTCgttgcctccgccgccgccgccgccgcctcctccatcGCCGCAGCCGAAGCCCCTCCTCGTTCAGCCCcgcgctccgccgccgcctcctccgccgccACTTCCGGCCGTGGCCGTGGCGCCGCCGGCGACGTCGGTTTCCG CGGAGGAGCTGACGGGGTCGTCGGAGTCCGGTGAGGACGGGTCGGACGGCGGGGAACCGGAGCCGAAGCGTCGGCGGCTGAACCGGCTGGGTTCCAGCGTGGTGCGCAGCGCGACGGTGCTGGCGCGCACCCTGGTGGCATGCGAGGAGAAGCGGGAGCGGCGGCACCGGGAGGTCCTGGAGCTGGAGGAGCGGCGGCTGCGGCTGGAGGAGGAGCGCACGGAGGTGCGGCGCCAGGGCTTCGCGGGCCTCGTCTCCGCCGTCAACAGCCTCTCCAGCACCATCCACGCCCTCGTCTCCGACCACCGCAGCGGCGACTCCGCCTCCCGGTAA
- the LOC136496843 gene encoding LOW QUALITY PROTEIN: probable adenylate kinase 6, chloroplastic (The sequence of the model RefSeq protein was modified relative to this genomic sequence to represent the inferred CDS: deleted 1 base in 1 codon) yields MAGISRAIRACAAASRRTLAAASGAALPKEEAAAAAGVRAAATGRRGRDQEDGRRVQWVFLGCPGVGKGTYASRLSQLLGVPHIATGDLVRDALASPGPFSKKLAEIVNHGKLVSDEIIINLLSRRLEEGEEKGELGFILDGFPRTIRQAEVLEGVTDIDLVINLKLREEALLAKCLGRRMCSQCGGNFNVASIDIEGENGGARMYMPPLLPPPQCESKLITRADDTEEVVKERLRVYHDLTEPVEEFYRARGKLLEFNLPGGIPESWPKLLQALNIEDPNNKKSAAA; encoded by the exons ATGGCGGGGATCTCTCGCGCGATCCGGGCCTGCGCCGCCGCGTCCCGGCGGACCCTGGCCGCTGCTTCGGGGGCGGCACTGCcgaaggaggaggcggcggcggcggcgggggtgagAGCGGCGGCGACCGGGCGCAGGGGGCGGGATCAGGAGGACGGGAGGCGCGTGCAGTGGGTGTTCCTCGGGTGCCCCGGGGTGGGCAAGGGCACCTACGCCAGCCGCCTCTCGCAGCTGCTCGGCGTCCCGCACATCGCCACCGGCGACCTCGTCCGCGACGCCCTGGCCTCT CCTGGCCCCTTCTCGAAGAAG CTTGCTGAGATTGTCAATCATGGAAAACTGGTGTCTGATGAGATCATCATAAATCTGCTGTCAAGACGCctggaagagggagaagaaaagGGTGAATTGGGGTTCATCCTTGATGGTTTTCCTCGAACCATAAGACAAGCG GAGGTACTTGAAGGAGTCACAGATATTGATTTGGTGATCAATCTCAAGCTCCGAGAAGAAGCTCTGCTTGCAAAATGCCTTGGCAGAAGGATGTGCAGCCAGTGTGGAGGAAACTTCAATGTGGCCTCCATTGATATTGAGGGTGAAAATGGTGGGGCTCGAATGTACATGCCTCCACTATTGCCTCCTCCACAATGTGAATCGAAGCTAATAACCAGAGCAGATGATACTGAAGAAGTGGTAAAGGAGCGGCTACGTGTGTACCATGATTTG ACTGAACCAGTGGAGGAATTCTACAGAGCACGTGGGAAACTCTTGGAGTTCAATCTACCTGGTGGAATACCCGAATCATGGCCAAAGTTATTGCAAGCCTTGAACATAGAAGATCCCAACAATAAGAAATCTGCAGCAGCATGA